The Nostoc sp. NIES-3756 DNA window GTTTTGATAGAGTAGGCTTGTATGACTGCGAATTTAAAGCCAAAGGTTGTCAAGGTTGTGAAGATTGGGATCTTTATTTACGAATTGCTGAACAATATCAAGTAAGAGTAGTCAGAGAATTTCTTGTTGGCTACCGCCAGACTACGAGTAGTATGTCTCATAATTATAGTTCGATGGTAAATTCCCAGCAATCTGTATTAGCCTTAATTCATAAAAAACATCCAGAAATTCCTAATTTTCTTTATCGATGGTCATGTAGTCTTTTTTATATCTATATAGCACGTAAAGCTAGTGTTTCTGGCAAGTATTTAGAAACTCTACTTTGCTTGTATAACGCATTAAAATTAGATTTTTCCATGACATTACTTAGACATGATTTATATGTACAACTTATTAAAATGGTTATCACTCCATTTCTTAAAATAATTAAGTTTTTATCTTTTAATAATTCTGAAACTCTAATCATCAATAAAGATAATTACTCTCAAAAATTTAAAATGGAGAATAGGAAAAAAATAATAAAATTAAAGAAATTTTTACCTGCAAAAATATATGAGAATTGGCGGATTCATTGGTTATCTAAAAGGATAGCGATGCAAAAATATAAAGTGACTGGGTAATACTGTAGTAGATGGCGATCGCCTGGATTTTATACTAATAAGCTAATTCTAGTTGTCTAATTCGATTTTGAAATAACTGAACTATTTATCAGCTAGATAATGCCCACCTGAGCGGATTTGAAAACTCAGCTAGGAATCATATAGTTAGAAGTATGTTGATCAATAACCAAGTGATGACTACATCTACCTCTATCCCAGGCTCATCCCTAACAAAACGTGATCCCCAGGTGATTGAATCATTAATGCCGATTTGGGAATGGTTTTATCGTTACTACTTTCGAGTTCAAACTGATGGATGGCATCATATCCCAACAGAGGGTAAAGTGCTGCTGGTTGGTTCTCATAATGGTGGTATGGCTTCCCCTGACATGGTAATGATGATGTATGATTGGTTTTCTAGATTTGGCACTCAGCGTTTGGTATATGGACTTATGCACTCCTACGCTTGGAAGGTGAGTCCACAAATAGCCAACTTAGCACAGAAAGTTGGAGCCATTACTGCCCATCCAAAAGTAGCAAGTGCTGCATTTGATCTGGGTGCTAGCGTTCTTGTTTACCCTGGCGGACAATATGATATGTTTCGTCCCCACAGCCAACGCTATAAAATTAATTTTGCAGGTCATCGTGGCTTTATCAAGCTGGCATTAAAAAAAGAAGTTCCCATCGTTCCCGTCATATCAGTGGGCGCTCATGATACGTTGATTGTTTTAGGTGATTGCTACGATTTAGTCAAACAATTGCATCAATGGGGCTTACCCTGGTTATATCGAGTAGACCCAGGAGTTTTTCCCATATATTTAGGTTTACCTTGGGGTGTGTCTATTGGGCCTCTACCAAATATTCCCTTACCTGTGCAAATCCACACTCGTGTGTGTCGTCCAATCATTTTTGAACATTATGGCAAAGATGCAGCTAGAAATCATCACTATGTGGATGAGTGCTATCATTTAGTTCACAGCCAAATGCAACAAGAATTAGACAATTTAGCTCAAACAGCAACAAGCCGAACAAATATACCCAGAGTTTCATAGCCAAAACTCTGCGTAATCCTCAACATACTGTCGTATTGTCATCGGTGAACGATTAAGCAGTTGTTCTGTATCCGATGTGATTGTACCTGCTAATCCTAATCGAGCAGTTGTGTAGATTGCTATCATCACTAAAATAAAATCCATAGGCAAACCCGATGAGCGCGTTTGCTGTACAAACTTTAGTAAAGAGGGATTGTAGTGTATCTGTTTACCTAAAACTGATGTCAAGATATTGGCGACTTCGTAATAAGTTAAAGCTTCTTTACCTGTAAGCGCATAGGCGCGTGACTGATGTCCATCTTCAATCAAAGTCCGGACTGCAACCGCCGCAATATCTCGCACATCTATAAAACTTGTTTTACCGTTACCTGCCGGCATCAGCAATTCACCACGAGTTTTGATATCTTCGCAGTGAGTGGTGTTGAG harbors:
- a CDS encoding lysophospholipid acyltransferase family protein, yielding MTTSTSIPGSSLTKRDPQVIESLMPIWEWFYRYYFRVQTDGWHHIPTEGKVLLVGSHNGGMASPDMVMMMYDWFSRFGTQRLVYGLMHSYAWKVSPQIANLAQKVGAITAHPKVASAAFDLGASVLVYPGGQYDMFRPHSQRYKINFAGHRGFIKLALKKEVPIVPVISVGAHDTLIVLGDCYDLVKQLHQWGLPWLYRVDPGVFPIYLGLPWGVSIGPLPNIPLPVQIHTRVCRPIIFEHYGKDAARNHHYVDECYHLVHSQMQQELDNLAQTATSRTNIPRVS
- a CDS encoding SDR family oxidoreductase; the protein is MMQKILVTGATGNVGQEVVRLLLLQNCHVYAAVRNPPSDKQILGSDVECIPFDFTNPDTFTEAFKEVNKLFLVRPPALANVRQQIAPALNAAKLAGIEHIVFLSLLGAERNSFVPHSKIERYIEQLGVPATFLRCSFFMQNLNTTHCEDIKTRGELLMPAGNGKTSFIDVRDIAAVAVRTLIEDGHQSRAYALTGKEALTYYEVANILTSVLGKQIHYNPSLLKFVQQTRSSGLPMDFILVMIAIYTTARLGLAGTITSDTEQLLNRSPMTIRQYVEDYAEFWL
- a CDS encoding glycosyltransferase family 2 protein; this translates as MSEAVINDSLLSTSTNNLPLVSVIIPAYNAANFIERTLNSVLNQTYTNIEVIVVDDGSQDETSAIVQSIMQRDHRIQLLHQTNAGVAAARNLAIKRAKGEFIAPIDADDIWYPQNLAKQVQRFQESDSSVGLVYSWSVVIDGEDNPSGDFHISEYEGDVYIALLYKNFLGNASSTLVRRSCFDRVGLYDCEFKAKGCQGCEDWDLYLRIAEQYQVRVVREFLVGYRQTTSSMSHNYSSMVNSQQSVLALIHKKHPEIPNFLYRWSCSLFYIYIARKASVSGKYLETLLCLYNALKLDFSMTLLRHDLYVQLIKMVITPFLKIIKFLSFNNSETLIINKDNYSQKFKMENRKKIIKLKKFLPAKIYENWRIHWLSKRIAMQKYKVTG